The following proteins are encoded in a genomic region of Zootoca vivipara chromosome W, rZooViv1.1, whole genome shotgun sequence:
- the LOC118084077 gene encoding zinc finger MYM-type protein 3, with translation MVDDPNDEDFVPHRPRRTTRLSLRNQAARRAARSTVAKMSCANCWTPLQKGQTAYQRKGLPQLFCSSSCLTTFSKRPLSKKSCTFCKKEIWNAKDSVVAQIGSGSSFHEFCSSVCLSLYEAQQQRPTPQSAEASDTVRCSVCYKAGEVSALAV, from the exons ATGGTGGATGACCCCAACGATGAGGACTTCGTTCCCCACCGCCCCCGGCGCACCACACGCCTGTCCCTGCGCAACCAGGCAGCCCGGCGAGCTGCCCGCTCCACTGTCGCCAAGATGTCTTGCGCCAACTGCTGGACCCCACTGCAGAAGGGCCAAACAGCCTACCAGCGCAAGGGGCTGCCCCAGCTCTTCTGCTCCAGCTCCTGCCTCACTACCTTCTCCAAGAGGCCTCTCAGCAAAAAGAGCTGCACCTTCTGCAAAAA GGAGATCTGGAATGCCAAGGACTCCGTGGTGGCTCAGATTGGCTCGGGCAGCTCTTTCCACGAGTTCTGCTCTTCTGTGTGCCTCTCGTTGTACGAAGCCCAGCAGCAAAGACCGACACCACAGTCAGCAGAGGCCTCAGACACTGTCCGTTGCAGTGTGTGCTACAAGGCTGGAGAAGTGAGCGCCTTGGCTGTCTGA